The segment AGCCAATCGGAGATACAAAAAGAGCAATCGATAAATTTTGAAAAGAACTAATATGTGGAGAGATTACATTCTTTCCGACCCAGAGATTCTATTGGGCAAACCCGTCATTAAAGGAACACGACTTTCGGTTGAACTCATCTTAGAATTATTTGAAAATGGGTGGAGAGAAAAAGA is part of the Chloroherpetonaceae bacterium genome and harbors:
- a CDS encoding DUF433 domain-containing protein yields the protein MKRTNMWRDYILSDPEILLGKPVIKGTRLSVELILELFENGWREKDILESYPKLHKEELKAVKEL